One genomic segment of Panicum virgatum strain AP13 chromosome 2N, P.virgatum_v5, whole genome shotgun sequence includes these proteins:
- the LOC120661181 gene encoding peroxidase 73-like has translation MEKAMEKRKRCGNLLAVVALTLVAAMLPPSGEAKLSPDYYRSTCPDVEAIVRVVVAKKIKETFVTVPATLRLFFHDCFVEGCDASVIIASRDNDAEKDAPDNVSLAGDGFDTVVRAKAEVEKECPGVVSCADILAIAARDVVAMSSGPRWAVELGRLDGLVSKAGSVAGRLPGPDMRVADLAALFARHNLTTLDMVALSGAHTVGFAHCTRFTGRLYCHGAVGDGDGAHAVDPSYDPAYARQLMAACPPDVGETSAVDMDPVTPTAFDNAYYGNLARGMGLFTSDQALYSDGASRPAVRDFAENQTRFFEAFKDAMVKLGRVGVKTGRHGEIRRDCTAFNK, from the exons ATGGAGAAGGCCATGGAGAAACGGAAAAGATGCGGGAACTTGCTCGCCGTTGTAGCGCTGACCCTGGTGGCAGCAATGCTGCCGCCGTCCGGCGAGGCGAAGCTGTCCCCGGACTACTACCGGTCGACGTGCCCGGACGTCGAGGCGATCGTGCGGGTGGTGGTGgccaagaagatcaaggagaccTTCGTCACGGTCCCGGCCACGCTCAGGCTCTtcttccacgactgcttcgtcGAG GGCTGTGACGCGTCGGTCATCATCGCGTCCCGCGACAACGACGCCGAGAAGGACGCCCCGGACAACGTgtccctcgccggcgacggcttcGACACCGTGGTGCGCGCCAAGGCCGAGGTCGAGAAGGAGTGCCCCGGTGTGGTCTCGTGCGCCGACatcctcgccatcgccgccagGGACGTCGTCGCCATG TCTTCCGGCCCGCGCTGGGCTGTCGAGCTCGGCCGGCTGGACGGGCTCGTCTCCAAGGCCGGCAGCGTCGCGGGCAGGCTGCCGGGCCCGGACATGCGCGTCGCGGACCTCGCAGCCCTGTTCGCCAGGCACAACCTCACCACGCTCGACATGGTCGCGCTCTCGGGCGCGCACACCGTCGGGTTCGCGCACTGCACCCGCTTCACGGGCCGACTCTACTGCCACGgcgccgtcggcgacggcgacggcgcgcacGCGGTGGACCCGTCGTACGACCCCGCGTACGCGCGGCAGCTCATGGCGGCGTGCCCGCCGGACGTCGGCGAGACCAGCGCCGTAGACATGGACCCGGTCACCCCGACCGCCTTCGACAACGCCTACTACGGCAACCTCGCCCGCGGGATGGGCCTGTTCACCTCCGACCAGGCGCTGTACAGCGACGGCGCGTcgcggccggcggtgagggaCTTCGCCGAGAACCAGACGCGCTTCTTCGAGGCGTTCAAGGACGCCATGGTCAAGCTGGGCAGAGTTGGCGTGAAGACCGGCAGGCATGGGGAGATCAGGAGAGACTGCACCGCATTCAACAAGTAG